AAGATCAGGATGGGCAAAAAAATCTGCATACATCTCTAGAAGTGACCTCCTTTCTAGAATAAATGTTGGCAACACTACTTTAGTGAGATCCATTCCCAGCTTAACTTGTGACAATAAATGCATGATAACACTTTTGTGTTCTTCCACTGATTCCCCGTCCTTTGCAGCATGGTCATCTTCTTGCATGTAAATATCATCCAATGATTCTATGTTTTTTACATCATTTTGAACCAGATCTTCATTGCTCTGGTGTAGCACAGGTTCAGATCGATCATGTCTGATAGGCATGGGAGGTTTATTTAGAGATTCCTCGTCACTTTCACCTACTCTCTCATCTGCATCATAGAATTCATCATCTTCTTCGTCACTACTAGAATAAGATTTTGTTGGAAAATCATGACCTGTGTATATACTAGCAGCAGGTCTTTCATCGGTATGATTAAAACTTTGTTCTTGTATCTTTGTTTCTTTACTAAGAAGATCAGGCAATTCTTGGCTGATTGATGCAGCTCCCAACTCTTGTACAACAGCCTCGGGTGTGCCAGATGCAGGTGAAGGTGATGAGTCAATGGTAAGATTTTCGATGGAAGGTGGCTGAATACCTTCATTGCAATCTTTTTCAGTAATATCATGAATCCCATTTACAATTGCTTCCACAGAACTTTGTTGACCATTATTGACTACGGCTGTATCTTCTATTGGTAGGTCAGTGCCAGCAGAGACTTGAGGACCAGTGGTGTTAAATTGCACTGTGTGAGCAGTTTCATTTGAAGATACAGGAGCTTCTATATGAGTTTCATCAGCAGGAACAATTGCATTTTTCGCTATTTGCAACATTACAATCGACTGTTTTACAGATTCCACAAGTTCCATGGCGGTAATCtgcatttcttcatatttctgtCTTTCCTCCGGGTTTTCAGtcatatttaattttctttcaaaagcttttgcttttttaattaatattttcatgtaagCATCCGCCTCTGCAAGCTTTTTATCAAAATCTTCTAAAGCACCAGAAGATGACTGCACATCATGAAGTCTTTTACTGTGTCTGGTGATTGTATCCTCCAATGAAGATACCCACTGTTCTCTCTCTTCTCTATCTCTagcttgaaaatgaaaaattttctgatcAACAGTGATTGTAAAAGTTGAATCATCCTCGTCATCAATACCAATAATAGCTGAACATAATCGAACACAACCTCTTCTTGATCCTCGCATCATCTTTTCACGCGATGTGTAATAAGAAAGCAGACCAGCATTGTCATCTAATACAAACCAACGATATTGCCATCCTTTCATTACATTTGTCCACTTGCTTAGTGGACCTTCCATATATGAACCCATAATCAATAGAATTATTCTACAAAGCTAAGAACTAAAAAAAACAGGAGTAAGCCATTTTCAAAGTGTCTATTCAATTGCTCCATTGTAACATTGCATACTATAAACCACATATTTTCATCGTTAATTTTACCTACAGACACATACCGGAAGAAGTTATTCATTCCTAGTTACACAAATAAAGTCTAcctcatgaaatatatatttttgtctcAAAGACACACTTCTCACACTGCAGCATTGTCAGTTTTGTTTACTCTTTAAATGCATTACATGGTATATGCTGCTTAAAAGCATTAAAGCCCATTATTAAATACCATGAATGAATTTAGtaatatcacacaatcttgtcaaaaaatcaatttttcgcTATTGATCATCATGCATTCTAATTTTAGATTTAGCTTAAATGAACTGCACCACTCCATAATTTGAAACAATGGGATAAAGACACACATTAATGTTCATAAAGTAAAGAAAATCATTAAAATCAATTTAGCATACTAATTGGAGAATTTGATCAATAAAGCAATCAATTCTGCAATATAAGatgatatacagatatatggcTATCACAAGCTCATGAGAAAAATGCTTCAATAACATCATGATTCATGAGAGTTATAAAAGATCTAGAAAAGCACTAGTGATTAGTatctttaataaatttaatgcTTACTCTCAACAGATActgtatttcccggcgaataattcgcttttctagacccaaatttttggcctgattttggggggggtcgtcttattaggcgagtatagtaattttcatttttttggtgtcgccttaTTATGTATTAGGTAATGTTCTTTTATGGTGGGCGCAATCTCGAGTTGAACACAActagattaaaatttaaagacagTTCGAATTCCCGTAgttgttatggattgaatattacgctacaagaaaacaTTATTATAGGCTAATTTAACCAATGCACGAACGCGGCGAATGCTCAAATGTCtctgcatggtaatttgagatacCGATGTTGACGGTTTTACTACagattttactaccccgacttattggcaggttatatgcAGAAACCCATTTTTCAGGCTTTAAAACGGGCCTCGtcctatttcaatatttatcggGCTGccaggtagacttattcgccgggaaattgGGTACTTATTATAGGCTTTAAATACCAACATCTGAACATAGAATTAAGATCCGTTTTTAGATCAACTATCAGACTATGGTCTTCTGACACCTTATTGTTCAAATTGATCATCAAAACAATACACCTACCACACTTCGCACTTGTAGTCATATTTGATAAcaattaaacgagaatatcggtcagagatcgaagacttatcgatcgaaagttaggggatcccccaaaacagatctcttattccatagtgacaccttgtgtcccatcacgaattaattaatacctcactaattatacgacataattcatccaaaataaaCAGGCTTCTGGTAAGATATattatgatgaatgcacatgcaaaatctggagcagattcaatctcgctttcgtgagatatcacgtgcatctaacagacagacaaatacctatcaacatacttaccgattgaaaTGGACAAGTAACAATTGTCAAGCAGTtaacaatattataatatatatatacaaataggCTATATACAATTTAAATGTACTGGAATaaataccttttttttttaattgaaagcatataaattgaaaaaaatttatttgtcatGGAGTgatttttcacaaaatcaatAGCACATATCTCTTAATTAACAGTCAGTCTTTTATACCAGTATACCATGATCCAGGATACTTTACCTTTTAAGTGAATTCGTCCAAAGCAGAATCAATTAGATCTCAGAGTCATTGGCAACTATCAATACGCAAAGAGAATAGTACAAAATAGTGAACAGTTTATATCAGTATATTTTTAGTTTAAGTTTAgtttaagtttatttcgactccataatcagcaaaacaataaaatgaatgctaaaaataaataaataaaaactgattatgaaatcaggagagcgaacaaaaccttagataaggtttaaaacgtacagaatgtatataagatggaaggttttgccaagaacatgtggtacgtgttcactcacctaaaataattgaaatatttcacacacgctcacacgcacccacacacacaaccatatagaagttattaagtaaagggaacatgaaaaattacatactggtagttaataaaaaataaataaataaaaattacttgccacaccatattaataaatttatcatgattgccactgccaaattgatcaattttataaatgggagtgaacagtaaagataaacttttataaaaaaatatattgtcaagctgattatagatggagtcaaatgccaaaatgcccaaccaaagttgccagaattgggtgcatgaagaggtgggctagaccacttcattgcccaaactagagcctattattgccaaattgtagtccagattgcaataagtatttaaatctatcagtaactttataagtatgagtaattataataatattgaaactatAACAAATTATGTAATGCATTAAGCGTCagtacaatttcaattttaaattgagGAAGTGAAGCAGAATTTGACGATCAATTGACAACCAGAATTACAGTTAACTTACCTATAACCAGTACGTTTACCGGTAACTGAATATAGGAATAGGGTTTTGGAGAAGCGCATCGTATCAATCGGCAATCTCCACAATGGAAACTGAAACATGAGCCTTTCTTTCTGTCTTTAAACGACTATTACATATCGTCGTTCTGTCGTTATTTACGAAATTTACGATCACCTGTCGCTTTGATTCTCAGAGATGCAGTAGAGGAGTTGCTAGCCTAAAAGTCTCGTAGCTATCGGCGCACCACGAACAGTGAGGTCGCAACTCGCAACAGACATGGCAGATTGTTAACAATGAGGGCGCATTATCAACAGCACATTATTCCTGAATCCTGATGCGACCACGCATTGGAGTCCCCGATCAAGTCGAAAGACTActgtaggataggataggattttccttttttttatcccgggggagaggaaagccgataagacggcctaatcatcgggcgaaccacggcctctcgtacaaatctctctctctctcgtcatgttaccagtccaggtcgggtatgggattagttaggcagttatttgttttcggaagcatggacatgatggtagaggaagccgtaaccgaccagcggttacgtgaaccaccctaccagtgatttccctacaccccccccctaattttgaggtgcgattcaacgctgaggggttctaaaccgcagtctgcgggccaattacggcccgcgtgacgatttaaaatggcccgccgaacttgagtgaaatagttcaacccttcatgtggtatcttttgagtt
This is a stretch of genomic DNA from Styela clava chromosome 2, kaStyClav1.hap1.2, whole genome shotgun sequence. It encodes these proteins:
- the LOC120335288 gene encoding oxysterol-binding protein-related protein 9-like, translated to MGSYMEGPLSKWTNVMKGWQYRWFVLDDNAGLLSYYTSREKMMRGSRRGCVRLCSAIIGIDDEDDSTFTITVDQKIFHFQARDREEREQWVSSLEDTITRHSKRLHDVQSSSGALEDFDKKLAEADAYMKILIKKAKAFERKLNMTENPEERQKYEEMQITAMELVESVKQSIVMLQIAKNAIVPADETHIEAPVSSNETAHTVQFNTTGPQVSAGTDLPIEDTAVVNNGQQSSVEAIVNGIHDITEKDCNEGIQPPSIENLTIDSSPSPASGTPEAVVQELGAASISQELPDLLSKETKIQEQSFNHTDERPAASIYTGHDFPTKSYSSSDEEDDEFYDADERVGESDEESLNKPPMPIRHDRSEPVLHQSNEDLVQNDVKNIESLDDIYMQEDDHAAKDGESVEEHKSVIMHLLSQVKLGMDLTKVVLPTFILERRSLLEMYADFFAHPDLFVGITEGQTPADRMVRCLRWYMSSFHAGRKGSVAKKPYNPILGESFHCFYNLPDMPPDEYKVSDGPVPWAHRNNVSFTAEQVSHHPPISGFYAEHVNKRIQFNAHIWTKSKFLGLSIGVHNLGQGCVRLLEREEEYIMNFPNGYGRSILTVPWVELGGDCNITCEQTGYTANITFHTKPFYGGKVHKISAEVLAPNEKKPIITIDGEWNGIMYMKTGKGKNECFIDTKKMPTVTKVVKKIEHQENMESRKLWKDVTHNLKTNNIDEATAGKRKLEEKQRQDAKYRLENNIKYDTINFKEDESGNWIYKYPLINRI